One candidate division WOR-3 bacterium genomic window carries:
- the lipA gene encoding lipoyl synthase — protein MNIRKPDWIKIKLSFNDNYAEVKKTLKIKKLHTVCEEALCPNINECWGEKTATIMIMGDICTRGCRFCNVKTGNPGGYLDPDEPRRVAEAIKEWNLKYVVITSVDRDDLPDGGALHFAKTIREIKKLNPQIFIEPLIPDFQGSIDSLKTVLDSEPDVLSHNVETVERLTPVVRDRRASYKISLKVLENSKKLKPHIYTKSSIMLGLGETEEEVIKTLKDLREVGVDIVTIGQYLKPSSHKKFLEVKEYIHPEKFEYYKEIALEMGFLYCASGPFVRSSYKAHEVFISGVIKKSPFINDFYAG, from the coding sequence TTGAATATAAGAAAACCAGATTGGATTAAAATAAAACTTTCATTTAATGATAACTATGCTGAAGTTAAAAAAACTTTAAAAATAAAAAAACTTCATACTGTTTGTGAGGAAGCACTCTGTCCAAATATTAATGAATGCTGGGGAGAAAAAACAGCAACTATAATGATTATGGGGGATATATGCACAAGAGGGTGCAGATTTTGTAATGTTAAAACAGGAAATCCAGGTGGATACTTGGACCCTGATGAACCGAGAAGAGTTGCTGAAGCAATAAAAGAATGGAATTTAAAATATGTTGTAATAACTTCTGTAGATAGGGATGATTTGCCTGATGGTGGTGCCCTACATTTTGCAAAAACTATAAGAGAAATAAAAAAATTAAATCCTCAAATCTTCATAGAACCTTTAATACCTGATTTTCAGGGAAGCATAGATTCTTTAAAAACAGTCCTTGATTCAGAGCCTGATGTTCTCTCCCATAATGTAGAAACAGTTGAAAGGTTAACACCGGTTGTAAGGGATAGGAGAGCAAGTTATAAAATAAGTTTAAAAGTTCTTGAAAATTCCAAGAAATTAAAACCACATATTTACACAAAATCAAGTATAATGCTTGGTCTTGGAGAAACTGAAGAAGAAGTTATAAAAACCTTAAAGGATTTAAGAGAAGTAGGGGTTGATATAGTAACAATAGGTCAATATTTAAAACCTTCTTCCCATAAAAAATTCCTTGAAGTAAAGGAATACATTCATCCTGAAAAATTTGAATATTATAAAGAAATTGCACTTGAAATGGGATTTTTATACTGTGCTTCAGGTCCTTTTGTAAGAAGTTCTTATAAAGCCCATGAAGTTTTCATAAGCGGTGTAATTAAAAAATCCCCCTTTATTAATGATTTTTACGCAGGCTAA
- a CDS encoding CoA-binding protein, producing MDEKIKEILLSYRNIATIGFSNNPEKPARRVPAFLISKGYNVIPVNPNHDKILGRKSYKSLKEVEEEIDIVQVFRPQEEVPKIVEEVIDRKKSRGDIKVLWLQEGIKSESAKKLEEYGITVIEDRCMYKEYKRLIEEG from the coding sequence ATGGATGAAAAAATCAAGGAAATTCTTTTAAGTTATAGAAACATAGCGACAATAGGTTTTTCAAATAATCCTGAAAAGCCTGCGAGAAGGGTTCCTGCTTTTTTAATTTCAAAAGGGTATAATGTTATACCTGTAAATCCCAATCATGATAAGATTCTTGGCAGAAAAAGTTATAAAAGTTTAAAAGAAGTAGAAGAAGAGATTGATATTGTGCAGGTTTTCAGACCCCAAGAGGAGGTTCCGAAAATTGTTGAAGAGGTAATTGATAGGAAAAAATCAAGAGGTGATATTAAGGTTTTATGGCTTCAGGAAGGTATTAAAAGTGAAAGTGCTAAAAAGTTAGAAGAGTATGGAATAACAGTTATAGAGGATAGGTGTATGTATAAAGAGTATAAAAGATTGATAGAGGAAGGTTAA